The genomic interval TTTTACAACTGTGCAAACGTGATCGACGAGTTAGACTATGCACGTCATGAATTTAGCGCCACCTCTTTGGGTCTGATGTTTCGCTGATATGAAAAGTCAAAAATGGGCTTAGAAAAGCCATATCTATTCAACGATGGATGATATGAGGTTAGTAGCTAGGTGAGTTATCGTCGATCGAATGCAGCACGGGTGTATCCATAAGTACAAATGTACAGTGCTGAACATCGTTAACGTCCTGTGTCagatgttctcctgataccgaAATTGAACAGCGGACTGAAATTTTTAAGTTATCTTATTTCAAACGCAACGCGATCTCTCGTGAGATCAATCGCACTTATCATTAGTTAGTGTATAATAACGGACGTGGTGATAATAGGTGACGTATGTTCATTGACAGATCATTGATGTTGATTACGCATCGTCATATTTAAGATTCGAAAGGACGTGATATGGCATAACTAATTAAAAAGGCCTTCCGAGTCCTGGTACATCAACGCGATATGGTTGGCTGTGGAACTATGGATACTTTCAACGCGTCTCTTTATGGAGCAGATGTACGATCATCATTTTGAGTAGAGGGAAATTGAATCCattttgtaagttttcaatcaatttagTCCACAAAGATTGTTCGTAGTATCATTAGTCTTGAacacgataacgatgaattgatttttcagaataAAGATCAACGGAGATAGCGATCATAGAAATCATCGGTCCGCTGAtgattttgaattattattctgtTCTGATTTGCCAGAAGGGGGATGGGCAGGCTACGGAACATTTCATCACCGTGTCTGGGGTGTTTCATCACACGCATCATctctcattaaaaaaaaatcttgtccTTGCAAGAACAAATATGACAGTACCTTGAAGGTAAATGACACGATTGTATTTCCGAAGACATTGTAACTGACGCTGTATCCATGCGAACAAACTTTTGTGTAAATTGAAACGATAATAAAAGTTTACCGCCGATGATATGAGCTGAGAGTTCGAGTCGCATTAATTACATCCCAATCACATCATCCCTTAGAATCCCTCACATTAAGCGATCCATCGCATCGCGTTGCACGTCATGACGTATACATAATGCTCTGACATAGGTGGCTctctttctttaatttttttcacgattaatCGAATGATTGATTTCGTATATTCGCAATTACTGACGCGAAGAAAGAGGCTTTCGCCGAatcaataaaaagaatatattcCGTTACACCGTGACCTCAAAGAAACAAATCTGTCGATCTAATTGAGACGGAGAGCAATGTTTATGGAAATGTCTCGATTATTCATACAATTTTAATCTCACACTCACGATATATTTAGTTATATGGAATTATTTATACCAACTTACCGGcgtatttgttattttctgTTATCATGAGTGAATTATGTGTGAATGATTTATGGCCTATTTCATTTACGAACAACACGCAATAAATGTGTCTGAAACCATAATTAGTAGCCTACAttcgattattgttattggcCGTTATACTCGTAAAAATATTACAGCACTGggagaaatttcttgaaagtattcgaacaataataaaattctaaGTTGATGAAACTACACTCGTTTGCTCCTACTGAAATTTCCATCTAATATGTTGCGACACGTAAAGGGTAACGACAAATGGCTACAATTTACGATCAGCCTCAAGTAACTATGATGCGTTGGTCATCGTGATACAGCAAATTCAACTTACGCGAACTTAACcaaattcataaatatttaacTAAATGCTTATATTTCTAGTTTCTTAATCTATTCTCATATAATGTAGACATTACGCATCGTTCGTTTCACGATCGTTATATACttggtttcaaaaaattaccgcTGATCTTATCGAATCTTGAAGATAAACTATTCAAATCTGAATCCctgattcaatattttcaaaaactttcaacAGTTATGAATCTTTTGCAGGTGAtatcttatacatataattttgaAACTAAGTTCTCTCACCTGTAATAGCGCGACAAGTGATTACAATTACAAAAGCAAGTGGGCAAATTTGCTATTCGATTCAGGTGCGTTAAATTCAACCTCAAGCGACAAaaccatttttaatttttcgctgGTCATCTTCTGGGCATGTAGGCAGAGCTGGTATATAAGACTGCAGAGTTGTCGCATTAAAATTGTGAGCTCAACACACGATTTCGGCACACGTTATTTCGCCCTCTCAACCGCGCCGGTACTGAGTGATAAGGCCGGCAACATCAGGAATCTTCGAATCacgataatataaatattacctGAATACTATCAAAGATGCCAAACGGtgtcttcctcttcctcgcaGCGCTATTGGCTGTCGGTTCCGCATATCCTGACGGAACGACACGATTAATCACATCTGAAAGACTGCCCGTTTGTGACGAGCAGGTGAGTATTTCAACGTTGGATCTTCGGATGTATAGGGGTGATAGTTCAGTGAACAATTACCGAATTGAATTAATGCATAATTTCTACCTAAGACTTTGCGCAATTAATTAGCCCTACTTATGTTAccgtttgttgtttttttatcgtacaGAGACCTGCTGTAGAAAATGTGACCTCGTTGCCGGACGAAGTAAACCTGTTGGAACATTGGGAGGGAAAAGTAGTGGTCGTGACCGGAGCTTCTTCAGGAATCGGCGCCGCGATCTCGAAACGTCTCGTCAAATCAGGACTGACGGTTGTAGGACTCGCTAGAACGATATCTAAATTGGAGGTAAGAGATGAAAACTACAATGCAGCAAAATTCCTaataattttcggaagatttttcaatttctggaAAGAGCGGTACTATGAAGAGTGGAAAAATTACGTTGGTCTTCGGAAATCTAAAAATGACGGATCGAATATAATCGTACGAGTGATTAGGCcgcaaatagaaaaatttcgagataaAGTGAACCCAATTTCGCGATCGGAAAATCATTCCATCTTTCATTTCAGGCAATCGAACAGAGTTTGGCGGGCGCCAAGGGAAAATTCTACCCTGTTCAGGCGGACGTTTCAAATGACGTAGCCGTCCGAAACGCCTTTGTGTGGATCAAGACTAATTTGGGAAACGTTGACGCTTTAGTAAATAACGCCGGAGGCGCTATCGTTGGAAATATTGTCGGTGAGAATTACGTCTATTAATATTCGTTAGAgcaacgaaaattatttcattaattgttCACTCATGCAATTTATCAAAATATTATTAGACCTGGATGCCAGTGACTACAGAACCACGTTCGATACAAACGTGCTAGGATTACTCTACTGTACAAAGGAAGCTTTCAAAATCatgaaggagaaaagaacCGCAGGAACGATAATCAATATAAATAGGTATTTACCTGTTATATTGACtccagaataatttttctgcattTTATTGTATTAAATGTTCTCGAAATCGACgtccatttttattatattcattttccaGCGTTGTCGGTCATCGTATCTACGATATTCCGGGTCTTGCGTTGAACGTTTACCCTGCAACTAAATACGCAGTGACAGCAATCAGTGAAACTCTTCAGTACGAGATGGCCCATGCTGACTTAAATATTAGGATAACGGTGAGGATCACAAACTTTCCCAAAgatttctacatttttatcCGGACGTTTCGCtgtagttcttttttttttttctctaccaatTTTGACCAacgtttaatttgtttttctgctCATTCCAGAGTGTGAGTCCGGGTCCAGTAGAAACGAATTTCCCAAAACCTGCGGGATCCGGCGAGAGCCTTCCATTTTTGTCGCCTGAAAATATCGCAAATGCTGTTGCTTACGTTTTATCGGTGCCGCAACATGTCCAGATTACCGAGCTGACCATTAAACCGCTCGGACTTAAGATATagagtgaaataattatcggtgTTAAATCGCATGTTAATTTGCTGaattaacgagaaaaaaaaataccaaatttACAATAGAACTCTGGCAATCGTCATCTGCATTGCGATGACGAATCCAATTTCAAACTATGCcagaatttataaaataaaatttcaaaataatccTGATTAATTACTGTAAACATTATTCactatgaaaaaataataagaaaatattGATGACGATGATTCATCTATTCGCATGCAACTGGAAAGTCCATCGAGAAACTATTCGGACTATcgaagaatgaatgaaaaaatggattcAGTGAATTCCTTTCGAATGAGTAGGATGATAAAATTGTTGCTACGTTATAAAAACGagaatttattaattctttCTTCGTTATCACTCCAGCGTCAAGGTCGCTTTAACATTGACGGCTCACCGATTTCACCTCAAAGTGTGAGTTTCAAATTGACAAGAACACAATATATTCCTACTTGTAGTTTGAAATGACATACGGCAGACATATTTTGTACAAGAATTTACAAacatatcttcatttttttctttctagaagcgaagaaaattgagctGTTAATAAAATCTATTGATCGAGATATCGGTCAATGACGTCCGCAGAAACGtagataatttatattttatattaacgGAACAAATAATTCATGGATGATagtgaattttcattattg from Athalia rosae chromosome 1, iyAthRosa1.1, whole genome shotgun sequence carries:
- the LOC105685166 gene encoding farnesol dehydrogenase-like; this translates as MPNGVFLFLAALLAVGSAYPDGTTRLITSERLPVCDEQRPAVENVTSLPDEVNLLEHWEGKVVVVTGASSGIGAAISKRLVKSGLTVVGLARTISKLEAIEQSLAGAKGKFYPVQADVSNDVAVRNAFVWIKTNLGNVDALVNNAGGAIVGNIVDLDASDYRTTFDTNVLGLLYCTKEAFKIMKEKRTAGTIININSVVGHRIYDIPGLALNVYPATKYAVTAISETLQYEMAHADLNIRITSVSPGPVETNFPKPAGSGESLPFLSPENIANAVAYVLSVPQHVQITELTIKPLGLKI